The following are from one region of the Arachis duranensis cultivar V14167 chromosome 10, aradu.V14167.gnm2.J7QH, whole genome shotgun sequence genome:
- the LOC107470714 gene encoding uncharacterized protein LOC107470714, whose amino-acid sequence MVRADASVCIKVLLNATVAHFGFRLTYRRVWLAKQKAVAHIYGDWNESYNELPRWVLGVQLTMPGTVAVLRTSPVRVGGQVDELQAYFHRLFWMFPPCIEAFHHCKLLVNIDGTHLYGKYGGTLLVAIAQDGNSNILPVAFALVEGENAESWSFFLSHLRQHVTPQPGLLVILDRHNSIKAALEAPDGGWLPPTAYCAFCIRHVAANFSLTYKGKDARRLLVNAAYAKTEVEFHYWFDILRSEDPAMCEWANRIEYSLWTQHRNEGQRFGHMTTNISECVNSILKGVRNLPVCSLVRTTYSRLVELFVCKGREAEAQLGTGQQFSQHLVKCIETNLKTARCFTVTLYDRDNSEFTIAETTPTGAFSLGSYRVLLSNQTCDCGHFLALHFPCPHALACCAYSRLTWQPYVHQVYCLSFVFSVYRMGFTPLIPEGFGHHTMGQ is encoded by the coding sequence ATGGTTCGGGCTGATGCATCCGTATGCATCAAGGTGCTCTTAAATGCCACGGTTGCACACTTTGGGTTTAGGCTGACGTACAGGAGGGTCTGGCTAGCGAAGCAGAAGGCCGTTGCCCATATCTATGGTGACTGGAATGAGTCGTATAACGAGCTTCCTAGGTGGGTGTTAGGAGTTCAGCTGACGATGCCTGGTACGGTTGCAGTCCTTAGGACGAGCCCAGTTCGAGTTGGGGGACAGGTGGACGAGTTGCAAGCTTATTTTCACCGACTGTTCTGGATGTTTCCGCCTTGTATCGAGGCATTCCATCATTGCAAGCTGTTGGTAAATATTGACGGCACCCATCTGTATGGCAAGTATGGGGGAACGTTGCTCGTCGCGATTGCACAGGACGGGAACTCCAACATTCTGCCTGTTGCATTTGCCCTAGTTGAGGGTGAGAATGCAGAGTCCTGGTCATTCTTCCTCTCCCACCTGCGTCAGCACGTGACCCCGCAGCCGGGACTGCTGGTTATATTAGATAGGCATAACAGCATTAAGGCCGCCCTTGAGGCTCCGGACGGAGGATGGTTACCTCCAACTGCGTACTGTGCATTCTGCATTCGACATGTGGCAGCAAATTTCTCACTTACCTACAAGGGCAAGGACGCAAGAAGGCTACTTGTGAATGCAGCTTATGCTAAGACCGAGGTGGAGTTTCATTACTGGTTTGATATTCTCCGGTCTGAAGACCCTGCCATGTGCGAGTGGGCGAACCGGATTGAGTATTCGTTATGGACACAGCATCGTAATGAGGGTCAGAGATTTGGGCACATGACCACAAATATCTCCGAGTGTGTTAATTCCATCCTCAAGGGGGTCAGGAATCTCCCCGTGTGCTCCCTAGTCAGGACAACTTACAGTAGGTTGGTCGAACTATTCGTCTGCAAGGGGAGAGAGGCTGAGGCCCAGCTGGGTACCGGACAACAGTTCAGTCAACATCTGGTGAAGTGCATCGAAACCAATTTGAAGACGGCAAGGTGCTTCACGGTGACTTTGTATGACAGAGATAACTCGGAGTTCACCATTGCGGAGACGACTCCTACTGGTGCGTTCTCACTGGGTAGCTATAGGGTCTTGCTTTCAAACCAGACATGTGATTGCGGACACTTTCTGGCACTTCATTTCCCGTGTCCTCATGCCCTGGCATGCTGTGCCTATTCACGGCTTACTTGGCAGCCGTATGTACACCAAGTGTATTGTCTTAGTTTCGTGTTCAGTGTGTATCGGATGGGGTTCACACCTCTGATTCCTGAGGGTTTTGGTCACCATACAATGGGCCAATAG